A genomic window from Candidatus Bathyarchaeota archaeon includes:
- a CDS encoding energy-coupling factor transporter transmembrane protein EcfT: MRISGLVQKFLRGLAEIIDSLNSEKEFSYFNPTIVVASAIILTSVAAFSYDFKISIFILLLSFILVAVTRSSIISFAKIILFVLFWATLVSIPSLFITQGEILTQISINSIKLDISFEGINTMLTFIARVVSAAAIFTSLAFIMGWRKMIEGLEGLRVPREITSLLGPLIIHLPFLLREASKMLSAREARIVKNVGFKDSWKVLATVVGDLFIRSYEHAIRLDRAIRARNLKSVETFEDKQITSVNGHDIALLSISVLILISNIIGML, from the coding sequence TTGAGAATTAGCGGTCTTGTACAAAAGTTCCTAAGGGGTTTAGCTGAAATTATCGATTCCTTGAATTCTGAAAAGGAATTCTCCTATTTCAATCCAACTATTGTGGTAGCTTCTGCAATAATTCTTACGAGTGTAGCAGCATTTAGCTACGATTTTAAGATTTCTATTTTCATTTTACTGTTAAGCTTCATTCTTGTGGCAGTTACACGGTCCTCAATAATTTCCTTTGCTAAGATCATATTATTCGTTTTATTTTGGGCCACATTAGTATCCATTCCTTCACTTTTTATAACTCAAGGAGAGATTTTAACTCAAATCTCTATCAATTCAATTAAATTAGATATCAGCTTTGAAGGTATCAATACAATGCTTACTTTTATTGCACGGGTAGTATCTGCTGCTGCCATATTCACATCTTTGGCTTTTATCATGGGATGGAGGAAAATGATTGAAGGCTTAGAAGGTCTTAGAGTACCCAGAGAAATAACATCACTTCTGGGTCCTTTGATAATTCATTTACCATTTCTTTTAAGAGAAGCTTCAAAGATGCTTTCTGCAAGGGAAGCTCGCATAGTAAAGAATGTTGGATTCAAAGATTCGTGGAAAGTCTTAGCAACTGTTGTAGGTGACCTTTTTATTAGAAGTTATGAGCATGCAATAAGGTTAGATAGAGCTATTAGAGCTAGGAACCTGAAATCTGTTGAAACTTTTGAGGACAAACAAATCACTTCTGTAAATGGCCATGACATTGCATTGCTTTCAATAAGCGTACTAATTCTAATATCGAATATCATAGGAATGCTGTAG
- a CDS encoding cobalamin biosynthesis protein, whose product MSIYSRKFFLKALVLIGAIILISPVFGIILSDKVAFHEPLDLVAEELGLQDSTEDLNWTPFLDYKVPNLLPEAGYILTGFLGIGLILVIGKILVRVLK is encoded by the coding sequence GTGAGCATCTACAGTAGAAAATTCTTTTTGAAAGCCCTCGTATTGATTGGAGCTATAATTCTTATAAGTCCAGTTTTCGGCATAATTCTTTCAGATAAAGTTGCCTTCCATGAACCTTTGGATTTGGTTGCTGAAGAACTTGGGCTTCAAGATTCAACCGAAGATCTCAACTGGACACCTTTTCTTGACTATAAAGTGCCCAATTTACTACCTGAAGCAGGATACATTCTTACTGGTTTCTTAGGTATTGGTCTAATTCTGGTTATAGGAAAAATCTTAGTGAGGGTCCTAAAATAA